Proteins from one Buchnera aphidicola (Cinara laricifoliae) genomic window:
- the hisB gene encoding bifunctional histidinol-phosphatase/imidazoleglycerol-phosphate dehydratase HisB, which yields MKKKFLFIDRDGTLIQEPKKNFQVDSYSKFFLEKDVIISLLQLIELGYQLIIITNQDGLGSKSFPIHKFNKIHNLMLNIFSSQKIFFKSILICPHFIHERCKCRKPNTSLVKYWITSNKLDKKNSYVIGDRNTDVQLAHNMGIKSFLYHPQFFSWKNIVTQLTYPNRLSEISRNTLETKIFIRISLDIPIACYINTGISFLNHMLDQIRIHSGVFMYVDVIGDLSIDDHHTVEDIGITLGSALKHALGNKIGISRYGFTLPMDESICSCILDISGRSFLSFYANFKNKYVGDLSTCMIEHFFYSLSQSMKITLHLHAYGNNDHHCAESLFKAFGRTLKQAIYLQGNILPTSKGFL from the coding sequence ATGAAAAAAAAATTTTTATTTATTGATCGTGATGGTACATTAATTCAAGAACCTAAAAAAAATTTTCAAGTTGATAGTTATAGTAAATTTTTTTTAGAAAAAGATGTAATTATTTCGTTGTTACAATTAATTGAATTAGGATATCAATTAATTATTATAACTAACCAAGATGGTTTAGGAAGTAAATCTTTTCCTATTCATAAATTTAATAAAATACATAATTTAATGTTAAATATTTTTTCTTCACAAAAAATTTTTTTTAAAAGTATTTTAATTTGCCCACATTTTATTCATGAACGGTGTAAGTGTCGAAAACCAAATACTTCATTAGTAAAATATTGGATAACAAGTAATAAATTAGATAAAAAAAATAGTTATGTTATTGGAGATAGAAATACAGATGTTCAATTAGCTCATAATATGGGTATTAAAAGTTTTTTATATCATCCTCAGTTTTTTTCATGGAAAAATATTGTTACGCAATTAACATATCCTAATCGATTATCAGAAATTTCTAGAAATACTTTAGAAACCAAAATATTCATTAGGATTAGCTTAGATATCCCTATTGCTTGTTATATTAATACTGGTATTAGTTTTTTAAACCATATGTTAGATCAAATTAGAATACATAGTGGTGTTTTTATGTATGTTGATGTGATTGGAGATTTATCTATTGATGATCATCATACAGTTGAAGATATAGGAATAACATTAGGATCTGCTTTAAAGCATGCTTTAGGAAATAAAATAGGAATATCGAGATATGGTTTTACTTTACCTATGGATGAAAGTATTTGTTCATGTATTCTCGATATATCTGGTCGTTCTTTTTTATCATTTTATGCAAATTTTAAAAATAAATATGTTGGTGATCTAAGTACATGTATGATAGAGCATTTTTTTTATTCATTAAGTCAGTCTATGAAAATTACTCTTCATTTACATGCTTACGGTAATAATGATCATCATTGTGCTGAAAGTTTATTTAAAGCATTTGGACGTACATTAAAACAAGCTATTTATTTGCAAGGGAATATTTTACCTACATCGAAAGGTTTTTTATAA
- the smrB gene encoding endonuclease SmrB encodes MKKNNLMNLSQKETFLYHMKGVKQITQDKIYHMSIKDINKCSVYNKDIYTQEAHSHYFRDIVDEHPHSFKDNPICFVRNVRYNFNLKKLKRGEYIPEIVLDLHGVNLYQARKELGKLITICHQENFFCASILHGHGKKILKRYIPFWLSKHPDILAFHQAPKIFGYDAAILVVIKNNNI; translated from the coding sequence ATGAAAAAAAATAATTTAATGAACTTAAGTCAAAAAGAAACTTTTTTATATCATATGAAAGGAGTAAAACAAATTACACAGGATAAAATTTATCATATGAGTATTAAAGATATTAATAAATGTAGTGTATATAATAAAGATATTTATACACAAGAAGCACATAGTCACTACTTTAGAGATATAGTGGATGAACATCCTCACTCTTTCAAGGATAATCCTATTTGTTTTGTTCGTAATGTACGTTATAATTTTAATCTTAAAAAATTAAAAAGAGGAGAATACATACCAGAAATTGTTTTAGATTTGCATGGTGTGAATTTGTATCAAGCACGAAAAGAGTTAGGAAAATTGATTACAATTTGTCATCAAGAAAACTTTTTTTGTGCTAGCATTCTTCATGGACATGGTAAAAAAATACTAAAAAGATATATTCCATTTTGGTTATCAAAACATCCGGATATTTTAGCATTTCATCAAGCTCCTAAAATATTTGGTTATGATGCAGCTATTCTGGTTGTTATAAAAAATAATAATATATGA
- the dapA gene encoding 4-hydroxy-tetrahydrodipicolinate synthase yields MFKGSMVALITPMDDKGNICKKSLKKIINYHINNKTNAIVSVGTTGESATLTKQEHTNVIMNTLEFVDEKIPVIAGTGSNATSESIILTKKLEKSGISGCLNVTPYYNRPTQQGLYLHFKAISESTCLPQILYNVPNRTGCDLLPETIAQLSKYKNIIGLKDASGDLSRIHKIKQLVENDFLLISGDDTTALDFIQLGGIGVISVTANIAANYMTKMCKLALKGDFNKARKINQKLNILHHLLFKETNPIPIKWAAKYIGLIESNKLRLPMTPLLQKNQDILKKVINSINL; encoded by the coding sequence ATGTTTAAAGGAAGTATGGTTGCTCTTATTACACCGATGGATGATAAAGGAAATATTTGCAAAAAAAGTTTAAAAAAAATAATTAATTATCATATTAATAATAAAACCAACGCAATAGTTTCTGTAGGAACGACCGGAGAGTCAGCCACATTAACAAAACAAGAACACACAAATGTAATTATGAACACTTTAGAGTTCGTCGATGAAAAAATACCTGTAATAGCTGGTACGGGATCTAATGCTACTTCTGAAAGTATCATATTAACTAAAAAACTTGAAAAATCCGGTATTTCAGGATGTTTAAATGTTACTCCTTATTATAATCGACCTACACAACAAGGATTATATCTTCATTTTAAAGCGATTTCTGAAAGTACTTGTTTACCACAAATATTATATAATGTACCTAATCGTACAGGATGTGATTTATTACCCGAAACAATTGCCCAGTTATCTAAATATAAAAATATAATAGGATTAAAAGATGCTTCGGGGGATTTATCTCGAATCCATAAAATTAAACAATTAGTAGAAAATGATTTTCTTTTAATTAGCGGAGATGATACGACGGCTTTAGATTTTATACAATTAGGAGGAATCGGAGTTATTTCTGTAACAGCAAATATTGCAGCAAATTATATGACAAAGATGTGTAAATTAGCATTAAAAGGAGACTTTAATAAAGCTAGAAAAATAAATCAAAAATTAAATATTTTACATCATCTTTTATTTAAAGAAACAAATCCAATACCTATAAAATGGGCAGCTAAATATATTGGTTTAATCGAATCAAATAAATTAAGATTACCTATGACACCGTTATTACAAAAAAATCAAGATATTTTAAAAAAAGTTATTAATTCTATTAATTTATAA
- the hisF gene encoding imidazole glycerol phosphate synthase subunit HisF, which yields MLAKRIIACLDVKNGMVVKGIQFNNHVIIGKIIELAQYYSQEGIDELVFYDIAASPEKKLLDIQWIVSIAEMINIPFSVAGGISSIRDAQEILSLGADKISINSPALKNPYLISKLADRFGVQCIVVGVDSWYDKVSKTYQVFQYTGNQNKSRVTNWKTVDWIKKIQKLGAGEIVLNTMNTDGMQNGYDIQQLKKIRKFCSVPLVASGGAGSMYDFLDVFKISKVDGALAASIFHNKSISILDLKNFLFNHGVTVRQC from the coding sequence ATGTTGGCAAAAAGAATAATTGCTTGTTTAGATGTTAAAAATGGAATGGTAGTGAAAGGTATTCAATTTAATAATCATGTTATTATTGGTAAAATAATTGAATTAGCTCAATATTATTCTCAAGAAGGTATTGATGAATTAGTGTTCTATGATATTGCAGCATCACCTGAAAAAAAATTGTTAGATATACAATGGATTGTTAGTATTGCTGAAATGATTAATATTCCTTTTTCAGTAGCAGGAGGTATTTCATCTATTCGTGATGCACAAGAAATTTTATCATTGGGAGCTGATAAAATTTCTATTAATTCACCTGCATTAAAAAATCCGTATTTAATTAGTAAATTAGCGGATCGTTTTGGAGTTCAATGTATTGTAGTAGGAGTAGATTCATGGTACGATAAAGTAAGTAAAACATATCAAGTATTTCAATATACTGGAAATCAAAATAAATCACGTGTTACAAACTGGAAAACTGTTGATTGGATAAAAAAAATCCAAAAATTAGGAGCTGGTGAAATTGTATTAAATACAATGAATACTGATGGAATGCAGAATGGATATGATATTCAACAGTTAAAAAAAATACGTAAATTTTGTTCAGTTCCGTTAGTTGCTTCTGGAGGTGCTGGTAGTATGTATGATTTTTTAGATGTATTTAAAATTTCTAAAGTTGATGGTGCATTAGCAGCATCAATATTTCATAATAAAAGTATTTCTATTTTAGATTTAAAAAATTTTTTGTTTAATCATGGAGTAACGGTCCGTCAATGTTAA
- the hisC gene encoding histidinol-phosphate transaminase, translated as MKRLIPQHIYTLTPYQSARRIGLIGRTYLNANESPWIKTVKYKHNNLNRYPDFQPHKLLEKYSKYSCVRKENILITRGADEGIEILIRAFCIPKHDKIMFFPPTYDMYAVNADIFNIKKIIIPILSNFQLDLINIKKNICNVKLIYICNPNNPTGNFFLRKDIISILEFIPRNTLLVIDEAYIEYSLDNSFIYELNKYTNLIILRTLSKAFGLASLRCGFVLSNIYIINILKKVLAPYPIATPVSDIAVQSLKSDNIKYVQKNILNILHNKEFLIKKLNCLSCIKNIFPSKTNFILIQFFQSKDIFQYFISHGIIVRDQSHKLGLKNCLRISIGTMDECQDLIAVLYMFEGKKL; from the coding sequence ATGAAACGTTTAATTCCACAGCATATATATACATTAACACCGTATCAGTCAGCACGTCGTATTGGTTTAATAGGTAGAACTTATTTAAATGCTAATGAATCTCCTTGGATAAAAACTGTTAAATATAAACATAATAATTTAAATCGATATCCTGATTTTCAACCGCATAAATTATTAGAAAAATATTCTAAGTATTCTTGTGTTCGAAAAGAAAATATTTTAATTACTCGAGGTGCTGATGAAGGAATAGAAATACTTATACGTGCTTTTTGTATACCAAAACATGATAAAATTATGTTTTTTCCTCCTACGTATGATATGTATGCTGTGAATGCAGATATTTTTAATATAAAAAAGATAATAATTCCAATTTTATCAAACTTTCAACTAGATTTAATCAATATTAAAAAAAATATTTGTAATGTTAAATTAATTTATATATGTAATCCTAATAATCCAACTGGAAATTTTTTTTTGCGAAAAGATATTATCAGTATTCTTGAATTTATTCCAAGAAATACCTTATTAGTTATTGACGAAGCTTATATTGAATATTCTTTAGATAATAGTTTTATTTATGAATTAAATAAATATACTAATTTAATTATACTTCGGACTTTGTCAAAAGCTTTTGGTCTTGCATCTCTAAGATGTGGTTTTGTGTTATCAAATATATATATTATTAATATTTTAAAAAAAGTATTGGCTCCTTATCCTATTGCTACTCCTGTATCAGATATTGCTGTGCAATCATTAAAATCAGATAATATTAAATACGTACAAAAAAATATATTAAATATTTTACATAATAAAGAATTTTTAATTAAAAAATTAAATTGTTTATCATGTATAAAAAATATTTTTCCGAGTAAAACCAATTTTATTCTTATTCAATTTTTTCAATCTAAAGATATTTTTCAATACTTTATATCACATGGGATAATTGTTCGTGATCAATCTCATAAACTAGGTTTAAAAAATTGTTTAAGAATATCAATTGGAACAATGGATGAATGTCAAGATTTAATTGCGGTTTTATATATGTTCGAAGGAAAAAAACTATAA
- the hisH gene encoding imidazole glycerol phosphate synthase subunit HisH: protein MSIVIINTGCSNLYSIKRSIQRLGYQVSVTDSIYDIKIANKIFLPGVGTASAVMDILKNKNLLSFITCTTQPILGICLGMQLLGTYSNEGNKCILLNKISYSIKKLPNINCTIPHIGWNTVTYTGSHFLFKYIDNNTRFYFLHSYYMNVNQYTIAVSTHGIQFCAAIAVKNFFGVQFHPEKSGHSGEQLIKNFLEI, encoded by the coding sequence ATGTCCATTGTTATTATTAATACAGGTTGTTCCAATTTATATTCGATTAAAAGATCTATACAACGGTTAGGATATCAAGTAAGTGTTACTGATTCAATTTATGATATCAAAATAGCTAATAAAATATTTTTACCTGGCGTAGGTACTGCTTCTGCTGTAATGGATATTTTAAAAAATAAAAATTTATTATCGTTTATAACATGTACTACACAGCCTATTTTAGGTATTTGTTTAGGTATGCAATTATTAGGTACTTATAGCAATGAAGGAAATAAATGTATTTTGTTGAATAAAATATCTTATTCAATTAAAAAATTACCTAATATTAATTGTACTATTCCACACATAGGTTGGAATACTGTAACTTATACTGGAAGTCATTTTTTATTTAAATATATTGATAATAATACTCGGTTTTATTTTTTACATAGTTATTATATGAATGTAAATCAATACACTATTGCTGTTTCTACACATGGTATACAATTTTGTGCTGCGATAGCAGTAAAAAATTTTTTTGGCGTACAGTTTCATCCAGAGAAATCAGGTCATTCTGGCGAACAGTTAATTAAAAATTTTTTAGAGATATAA
- a CDS encoding 1-(5-phosphoribosyl)-5-[(5-phosphoribosylamino)methylideneamino] imidazole-4-carboxamide isomerase, with protein sequence MIIPSLDFIQGKMVRLYQGNYNRKICYNIDIFKQIDNYICNGATCIHLVDLDGCNNPLYRQKNILSIISRYKNIAFQVGGGIRTQNDIEDLLNLGVDKVVIGTSAILYPDQFKQWLNKYGGDKLILAVDIKINNKNEKKIAINGWKTVTNINIEKIINNFIPYGLKNILCTDILRDGTFLGPNIILYKYLKKKFPKIILQSSGGVCSLTDIRLLIKNNIEHVIVGRALLEKKFTFLEAWRCWQKE encoded by the coding sequence ATGATTATTCCGTCATTAGATTTTATTCAAGGTAAAATGGTGCGATTATATCAAGGAAACTATAATCGTAAAATATGTTATAATATTGATATTTTTAAACAAATAGATAATTATATTTGTAATGGAGCTACTTGTATACATTTAGTAGATTTAGATGGATGTAATAATCCTTTATATCGTCAAAAAAATATTTTATCAATTATTTCTCGTTATAAGAATATTGCTTTTCAAGTTGGTGGAGGTATACGTACGCAAAATGATATAGAGGATTTATTAAATCTTGGTGTTGATAAAGTCGTTATTGGTACTTCTGCTATTTTATATCCAGATCAATTTAAACAATGGTTAAATAAGTATGGTGGTGATAAATTAATATTAGCAGTTGATATTAAAATAAACAATAAAAATGAAAAAAAAATTGCTATTAATGGATGGAAAACAGTAACTAATATAAATATCGAGAAAATTATTAATAATTTTATTCCTTATGGATTAAAAAATATTTTATGTACTGATATATTACGCGATGGAACATTTTTAGGTCCCAATATTATACTATATAAATATTTAAAGAAAAAATTTCCAAAAATTATATTACAATCTTCAGGTGGTGTTTGTTCTCTTACAGATATACGTCTTTTAATCAAAAATAATATAGAACATGTAATTGTTGGGCGCGCTTTGTTAGAAAAAAAATTTACTTTTTTGGAGGCTTGGCGATGTTGGCAAAAAGAATAA
- the hisG gene encoding ATP phosphoribosyltransferase, producing MKLNKNRVRLAIQKSGRLNYDSQKLLKSCGIKINLQKSSLIAFAENMPIDVMLVRDDDIPGLIMDGVVELGIIGSNVLEEKCLTRLLTEESVSYTILQNLDFGICRLSLSVPLDMNYSGILCLKNSRIATSYPNLLKRYFDEKNISFKPFVLNGSVEVAYNSGLADAICDLVSTGATLDANGLREVETIYNSRACLISRKIKHLIPEKRIFIKKLLNRIQGVIKARESKYIMLHISKDKLNAVTDLLKGAEQPTILELFGNKNKVALHMVSSETIFWETMEQLKLLGASSILVLPIEKMME from the coding sequence ATGAAATTGAATAAAAATCGTGTACGTTTAGCTATACAAAAATCCGGTAGATTAAATTATGATTCGCAAAAATTATTAAAAAGTTGCGGTATAAAAATTAACTTACAAAAATCTAGTTTAATTGCATTTGCTGAAAATATGCCGATTGACGTGATGTTAGTTAGAGATGATGATATTCCTGGTTTAATCATGGATGGAGTAGTAGAATTAGGTATTATTGGTTCTAATGTTTTAGAAGAAAAATGTTTAACGAGATTATTGACTGAAGAATCTGTTTCATATACTATTTTACAAAATCTTGATTTTGGAATTTGTCGACTATCTCTATCAGTTCCTTTAGATATGAATTATTCTGGAATATTATGTTTAAAAAATTCTCGTATTGCTACATCGTATCCTAATTTATTGAAACGATATTTTGATGAAAAAAATATTTCTTTTAAACCATTTGTATTAAATGGTTCTGTAGAAGTAGCATATAATTCTGGGTTAGCTGATGCGATATGTGACTTGGTTTCTACAGGGGCTACTTTGGATGCTAATGGTTTAAGAGAAGTAGAAACTATTTATAATTCTCGTGCATGTCTGATTTCTCGTAAAATTAAACATTTAATTCCAGAAAAAAGAATATTTATTAAAAAATTATTAAATCGTATTCAAGGTGTTATTAAAGCAAGAGAATCTAAATATATTATGTTGCATATTTCAAAAGATAAGTTAAATGCAGTTACTGATTTATTAAAAGGTGCAGAACAACCAACTATTTTAGAATTATTTGGAAACAAAAATAAAGTAGCTCTCCACATGGTTAGTAGTGAAACTATTTTCTGGGAAACCATGGAACAATTAAAATTATTAGGAGCAAGTTCTATATTAGTTTTACCCATAGAAAAAATGATGGAATAA
- the hisD gene encoding histidinol dehydrogenase translates to MLNLNKNIFYWNSLTKEEQINILLRPRININKDIKSSVSKIINKVKQYGDAALHTYNLKFDKIKLDSFYVTQEKINLSDTLVSESFKESVLIARKNIISFHSKQIISGLKVETYPGTYCQQIIRPIHSVGLYIPKGKYPLVSTALMLSIPAKLAGCSNIILCSPPPVSNEILYIAKVSGIKQVIQLGGAHAIAALALGTKSIQRVDKIFGPGNIFVTEAKLQINQLVSGVSIDMPAGPSEMLIIADKYSNPNFVAADLLAQLEHDNNSQVILLSTSTKLSKNVVIAINNQISFLTKKDIILCSLKNSRIIITQSLLDCFNISNLYSPEHLTLHINDSINFLSHIKNAGSVFLGKWTPGSAGDYITGANHVLPTYGYSNTYSSLQVSDFQKIITVQKMTKQSLMNLSNSIIELSKIEGMDAHSKSITIRTNFLKKYFRCDVS, encoded by the coding sequence ATGTTAAATTTAAATAAAAATATTTTTTATTGGAATAGTTTAACGAAAGAAGAACAAATAAATATATTGTTAAGGCCTCGTATTAATATTAATAAGGATATAAAATCATCTGTTTCAAAAATTATTAATAAGGTTAAACAATATGGAGATGCTGCTTTACATACTTATAATTTAAAATTTGATAAAATAAAATTGGATTCTTTTTATGTTACTCAAGAAAAAATTAATTTGTCTGATACATTGGTTTCTGAATCATTTAAGGAATCTGTATTAATAGCAAGAAAAAATATTATTTCATTTCATTCTAAACAAATAATTTCTGGTTTAAAAGTAGAAACATATCCTGGAACATATTGTCAACAAATTATACGACCAATACATTCGGTCGGTTTATATATTCCTAAAGGAAAATATCCATTAGTTTCAACTGCTTTAATGTTATCTATTCCTGCAAAATTAGCAGGATGTTCAAATATTATTTTATGTTCTCCGCCGCCCGTTAGTAATGAAATATTATATATTGCAAAAGTGTCTGGAATTAAACAAGTAATTCAATTAGGAGGAGCTCATGCTATTGCTGCTCTTGCATTAGGCACTAAAAGTATACAACGGGTAGATAAAATTTTTGGACCGGGAAATATATTTGTAACAGAGGCTAAATTACAAATTAATCAGTTAGTTTCTGGAGTATCTATTGATATGCCAGCAGGTCCTTCAGAAATGTTAATTATTGCTGATAAATATTCTAATCCTAATTTTGTTGCTGCTGATTTATTAGCTCAATTAGAGCACGATAATAACTCACAAGTAATTCTATTAAGCACAAGTACAAAGTTATCGAAAAATGTAGTTATTGCTATTAATAATCAAATATCATTTTTAACAAAAAAAGATATTATATTGTGTTCATTAAAAAATAGTAGAATTATTATTACTCAATCTTTATTAGATTGTTTTAACATATCAAATTTATATTCTCCTGAACACTTAACTTTACATATAAACGATTCTATAAATTTTTTATCACATATAAAAAATGCGGGATCAGTTTTTTTAGGAAAATGGACACCTGGATCTGCAGGTGATTATATTACTGGAGCAAATCATGTTTTACCCACATATGGATACTCTAATACTTACTCTTCTTTACAAGTTTCCGATTTTCAGAAAATAATTACAGTTCAAAAAATGACAAAACAATCCTTAATGAATTTATCTAACAGTATTATTGAATTATCTAAAATAGAAGGAATGGATGCTCATAGTAAATCGATAACAATAAGAACAAATTTTTTAAAAAAATATTTCCGTTGTGATGTGAGCTAA
- the dapE gene encoding succinyl-diaminopimelate desuccinylase yields MYTEVVNLTRKLINIPSISPKDFGCQEILIERLKACGFFIERINFNDTNNFWAWRGYGKTIIFVGHTDVVPAGNIIDWKTPPFLSTIKNGFLFGRGAADMKGSLSAMVVAVENFIKQNPNHNGRISFLITSDEESTGKNGTKKVVSFLKKRQEIIDYCLVGEPTSEKNLGDCIKTGRRGSLSVFLKIYGKQGHAAYPDLAVNPIHKSIPFLTELSTLSFDNGNNFFIPTKLQILKISSGKNYVTNMIPGDLSVSLNVRFSSLSKKKNIIQIINNLLKKYSIRHSIHWTCHAKPFFSSPNNFCNIITNSIYRFTNINPVIKTNGGTSDGRFMVGIANQIVEFGLLNSTIHQVNECINILDLFKLQNIYFNILNELFL; encoded by the coding sequence ATGTATACCGAAGTAGTAAATTTAACACGAAAATTGATTAATATACCATCAATTAGTCCAAAAGATTTTGGTTGTCAGGAAATTTTAATAGAAAGATTAAAAGCGTGTGGTTTTTTTATTGAAAGAATAAATTTTAATGATACAAATAATTTTTGGGCATGGCGGGGATATGGAAAAACTATTATTTTTGTAGGACATACTGATGTAGTACCGGCAGGTAATATTATTGATTGGAAAACACCACCGTTTTTATCTACCATAAAAAATGGGTTTTTATTCGGTAGAGGTGCAGCGGATATGAAAGGTTCATTATCTGCTATGGTAGTAGCTGTAGAGAATTTTATTAAACAAAATCCGAATCATAATGGTCGTATATCTTTTTTAATTACTTCAGATGAAGAATCGACAGGAAAAAATGGCACTAAAAAAGTAGTTTCTTTTTTAAAAAAGCGTCAAGAAATAATTGATTATTGTTTGGTTGGAGAACCGACAAGTGAAAAAAATTTAGGTGATTGTATTAAAACTGGTCGTCGAGGTTCATTGTCAGTTTTTTTAAAAATATACGGTAAACAAGGACATGCAGCATATCCAGATTTAGCTGTGAATCCTATTCATAAATCTATACCGTTTTTAACGGAATTGTCTACTTTATCTTTTGATAATGGCAATAATTTTTTTATACCAACTAAATTACAAATTTTAAAAATATCTTCAGGAAAAAATTATGTAACTAACATGATTCCTGGAGATTTAAGTGTTTCCTTGAATGTGAGATTTAGTTCTTTGTCAAAAAAAAAAAATATTATACAGATAATCAATAATTTGCTAAAAAAATATTCTATACGACATTCTATTCATTGGACATGTCACGCTAAACCATTTTTTTCTTCTCCTAATAATTTTTGTAATATTATAACTAATAGTATATATCGTTTTACTAATATTAATCCTGTTATTAAAACAAATGGTGGTACTTCTGACGGTCGATTTATGGTAGGAATAGCTAATCAAATAGTAGAATTTGGTTTACTGAATTCTACTATTCATCAGGTGAATGAATGTATTAATATTTTAGATTTGTTTAAATTACAAAATATTTATTTTAATATATTAAATGAATTATTTTTATAA
- the aroC gene encoding chorismate synthase: MSGNTIGKIFKVTTCGESHGPMLSGIIDGVPPGFSLKNSDIQHELNRRRPGFSPFTTARREEDVIEIFSGIFKGITTGTSIGINIKNTDTRSQDYSDIKNIYRPNHADFTYDKKYGIRDYRGGGRSSARETAIRVAAGAIAKKYLKMKHNIIIRGYLSQLGPIKCPFKSWKEVENNPFFCSDLDKVNQIIQYMKKLKKSGNSIGAKITIIAKNVPIGLGEPVFDRLDADIAHAIMSINAAKSVEIGDGINVVEQTGDVHRDEILPTGFSSNHSGGILGGISNGEKIIIHAAFKPTSSIKIPGKTINKYGKETCIITKGRHDPCVGIRAVPIAEAMLAITLMDHVLRFRAQCG; the protein is encoded by the coding sequence ATGTCAGGAAACACTATTGGAAAAATATTTAAAGTAACAACATGTGGAGAATCACATGGACCAATGTTATCAGGAATTATTGATGGAGTACCTCCAGGATTTTCTTTAAAGAATAGCGATATACAACACGAATTAAATAGGAGAAGACCTGGTTTTTCTCCATTTACTACAGCCCGAAGAGAAGAAGATGTTATTGAAATTTTTTCTGGTATATTTAAAGGAATAACAACTGGAACTAGTATAGGAATAAACATTAAAAATACAGATACAAGATCGCAAGACTATTCTGATATTAAAAATATATATCGTCCTAATCATGCTGATTTTACATATGATAAAAAATATGGAATTAGAGATTATAGAGGCGGAGGAAGATCTTCTGCAAGAGAAACTGCTATACGAGTAGCAGCTGGAGCAATTGCTAAAAAATATTTAAAGATGAAACATAATATAATTATTAGAGGATATCTTTCACAATTAGGACCTATAAAATGTCCTTTTAAATCATGGAAAGAAGTAGAAAATAATCCATTTTTTTGTAGTGATCTAGACAAAGTTAACCAAATAATTCAATATATGAAAAAATTAAAAAAATCCGGTAATTCTATTGGAGCTAAAATTACTATAATTGCAAAAAATGTTCCTATTGGACTAGGAGAACCAGTGTTTGATAGATTAGATGCAGATATCGCTCACGCAATAATGAGTATTAATGCCGCTAAATCTGTTGAAATCGGTGATGGAATCAATGTAGTAGAACAAACAGGAGATGTACATCGAGATGAAATTTTACCCACCGGATTTTCTAGTAATCATTCAGGAGGAATTTTAGGTGGTATTAGTAATGGAGAAAAAATAATTATACATGCAGCTTTTAAACCAACATCTAGCATTAAAATACCAGGAAAAACAATTAATAAATATGGAAAAGAAACTTGCATAATCACAAAAGGAAGACATGATCCTTGTGTTGGTATAAGAGCTGTTCCAATAGCAGAGGCTATGTTAGCAATAACATTAATGGATCATGTTTTACGTTTTCGAGCTCAATGTGGATAA